From Homalodisca vitripennis isolate AUS2020 chromosome 1, UT_GWSS_2.1, whole genome shotgun sequence, the proteins below share one genomic window:
- the LOC124362073 gene encoding probable transcriptional regulatory protein GOX1679 — MAGHNKFSKIKRKKAALDIKRSKIFSKIIREITVATARGGSDPKFNPRLRLAILSAKEANLPKIRIEEAIKKASSPTDTSNFKEVRYEGYAASGVAVIVETLTNNKNRTVQEVRSKFTKYGGSLGETGSVSYMFKNVGLITYPSEQKSADEMLDLSIEAGAEDCQLVEDEYEILCSYENLHTVREFLENKIGEATSAKLIWKPDSSVTLDHERTGRVIKLIDALEDLDDVQNVWSNLDIPDDFNLDEI, encoded by the coding sequence ATGGCAGGCCATAATAAATTTTCTAAGATAAAACGTAAAAAAGCAGCTCTTGACATAAAAAGGagtaaaatcttttcaaaaattattcGAGAAATAACAGTTGCAACTGCAAGAGGAGGTAGTGATCCAAAATTCAATCCAAGATTGCGTCTTGCAATATTATCAGCAAAAGAAGCAAATTTGCCTAAAATCCGAATTGAGGAAGCAATCAAGAAGGCATCTTCACCAACTGACACGAGTAACTTCAAGGAGGTGAGATATGAGGGTTATGCAGCTTCTGGAGTAGCTGTGATTGTGGAAACTTTGACAAACAACAAGAACAGGACAGTGCAAGAGGTCCGatcaaagtttacaaaatatggAGGTTCCCTCGGTGAAACAGGATCTGTCAgctatatgtttaaaaatgttggacTAATAACATATCCAAGTGAGCAGAAAAGTGCTGATGAGATGTTAGATCTATCAATTGAAGCTGGAGCCGAGGACTGTCAACTGGTGGAAGATGAGTATGAGATACTTTGTTCCTATGAGAATTTACACACAGTGAGGGAGTTTCTGGAGAACAAGATTGGAGAAGCCACCAGTGCCAAGCTGATATGGAAGCCTGATAGTTCCGTAACCTTGGACCATGAAAGGACCGGAAGAGTCATTAAGCTGATCGATGCTCTTGAAGATTTGGATGATGTCCAAAACGTCTGGTCAAATTTGGATATTCCAGATGACTTTAACCTTGACGAAATATAG